One genomic window of Arachis hypogaea cultivar Tifrunner chromosome 8, arahy.Tifrunner.gnm2.J5K5, whole genome shotgun sequence includes the following:
- the LOC112705510 gene encoding (+)-neomenthol dehydrogenase isoform X2: MGEEAKRYAVVTGANKGIGFGICKKLASTGGVVVVLTARDEKRGLEAIERLKKEFALSDDSLLFHQLDVTDPLSVASLAAFVKTRFGKLDILKRGELTGWTDWNIIVRQNYELAKECVETNFFGAERVTEALLTLLQLSTSPRIVNVSSAMGVLKHIPNEWARGLFEDIDNLTNQKLGDVLREFLKDYKQGSLESKKWPIVVSGYTMSKAALNAYTRMLAKKFPNFRVNCVCPGFVKTDLNENTGFMSIDEGAESPVRLALLPDDSPSGQFYSVDEIIPF; the protein is encoded by the exons GTATGCGGTAGTGACAGGAGCAAACAAAGGAATTGGGTTTGGGATATGCAAGAAATTGGCATCAACTGGTGGCGTTGTGGTGGTGCTTACAGCAAGAGATGAGAAGAGGGGTTTGGAAGCCATTGAAAGATTGAAGAAAGAGTTTGCCCTCTCTGATGACTCTTTGCTTTTTCATCAACTTGATGTCACTGACCCTCTCAGCGTTGCTTCTTTGGCAGCTTTTGTTAAGACAAGATTTGGAAAACTTGATATATTG AAAAGGGGTGAATTAACAGGTTGGACCGATTGGAATATCATAGTTAGACAAAATTATGAACTAGCTAAGGAATGTGTTGAAACCAACTTCTTTGGAGCTGAAAGAGTAACCGAAGCTCTTCTTACTTTGCTTCAGCTATCCACTTCACCAAGGATTGTCAATGTTTCCTCCGCAATGGGGGTATTGAAg CATATACCAAATGAATGGGCTAGAGGATTGTTTGAGGACATTGATAACCTCACAAACCAAAAACTTGGCGATGTTCTGAGAGAGTTCCTTAAGGATTACAAACAAGGTTCATTGGAATCCAAGAAGTGGCCAATAGTGGTTTCAGGCTACACAATGTCAAAGGCTGCTTTGAATGCATACACGAGAATGCTTGCTAAGAAATTCCCTAATTTTAGAGTAAATTGTGTGTGCCCTGGATTTGTGAAGACCGATTTGAATGAGAATACTGGATTTATGAGCATTGATGAAGGTGCTGAATCTCCTGTAAGGCTTGCATTGTTGCCTGATGATTCTCCTTCTGGTCAATTTTATTCAGTGGATGAAATCATTCCCTTTTGA
- the LOC112705510 gene encoding (+)-neomenthol dehydrogenase isoform X1 yields MGEEAKRYAVVTGANKGIGFGICKKLASTGGVVVVLTARDEKRGLEAIERLKKEFALSDDSLLFHQLDVTDPLSVASLAAFVKTRFGKLDILVNNAGVPGGVVNGENVLRRKRGELTGWTDWNIIVRQNYELAKECVETNFFGAERVTEALLTLLQLSTSPRIVNVSSAMGVLKHIPNEWARGLFEDIDNLTNQKLGDVLREFLKDYKQGSLESKKWPIVVSGYTMSKAALNAYTRMLAKKFPNFRVNCVCPGFVKTDLNENTGFMSIDEGAESPVRLALLPDDSPSGQFYSVDEIIPF; encoded by the exons GTATGCGGTAGTGACAGGAGCAAACAAAGGAATTGGGTTTGGGATATGCAAGAAATTGGCATCAACTGGTGGCGTTGTGGTGGTGCTTACAGCAAGAGATGAGAAGAGGGGTTTGGAAGCCATTGAAAGATTGAAGAAAGAGTTTGCCCTCTCTGATGACTCTTTGCTTTTTCATCAACTTGATGTCACTGACCCTCTCAGCGTTGCTTCTTTGGCAGCTTTTGTTAAGACAAGATTTGGAAAACTTGATATATTG GTGAATAACGCAGGTGTTCCTGGGGGAGTAGTAAATGGAGAGAACGTCCTTAGAAGG AAAAGGGGTGAATTAACAGGTTGGACCGATTGGAATATCATAGTTAGACAAAATTATGAACTAGCTAAGGAATGTGTTGAAACCAACTTCTTTGGAGCTGAAAGAGTAACCGAAGCTCTTCTTACTTTGCTTCAGCTATCCACTTCACCAAGGATTGTCAATGTTTCCTCCGCAATGGGGGTATTGAAg CATATACCAAATGAATGGGCTAGAGGATTGTTTGAGGACATTGATAACCTCACAAACCAAAAACTTGGCGATGTTCTGAGAGAGTTCCTTAAGGATTACAAACAAGGTTCATTGGAATCCAAGAAGTGGCCAATAGTGGTTTCAGGCTACACAATGTCAAAGGCTGCTTTGAATGCATACACGAGAATGCTTGCTAAGAAATTCCCTAATTTTAGAGTAAATTGTGTGTGCCCTGGATTTGTGAAGACCGATTTGAATGAGAATACTGGATTTATGAGCATTGATGAAGGTGCTGAATCTCCTGTAAGGCTTGCATTGTTGCCTGATGATTCTCCTTCTGGTCAATTTTATTCAGTGGATGAAATCATTCCCTTTTGA